Proteins co-encoded in one Xiphophorus hellerii strain 12219 chromosome 10, Xiphophorus_hellerii-4.1, whole genome shotgun sequence genomic window:
- the nt5m gene encoding 5'(3')-deoxyribonucleotidase, mitochondrial isoform X1, whose product MLLCATATRLLGRGKTLLPDPFKRIAMNMSSSSAAGKRLRVLVDMDGVLADFEGGFLKKYRARYPDEPFITLDDRRGFWVSLQYGQLRSDLCEKAISIWESKGFFIDLDPLPGGVEAVKEMARMDDTDVFICTSPIKHYKHCPYEKYAWVEKHLGCDFLEQVILTRDKTLIAGDLLIDDKPDIQGVESTPAWEHILFTACHNKHLSIGASQRRLLSWSDDWRGILDSKRK is encoded by the exons ATGTTGCTATGCGCGACTGCAACCCGCCTCCTCGGAAGAGGGAAAACTTTGCTCCCTGATCCGTTTAAGAGGATCGCTATGAACATGTCGTCCTCCTCCGCTGCCGGAAAGAGACTGCGGGTCCTGGTCGACATGGACGGAGTGCTGGCGGACTTCGAGGGGGGCTTCCTGAAGAAATACAGGGCCAGGTACCCGGACGAGCCCTTCATCACTCTGGATGACAGGAGAGGCTTTTGGGTGTCATTGCAGTACGGCCAGCTCAGATCCGACCTATGT GAAAAAGCCATCAGTATCTGGGAGTCCAAAGGTTTCTTCATAGACTTGGATCCTCTGCCTGGAGGAGTGGAGGCGGTGAAGGAGATGGCCAGGATGGATGA CACAGATGTCTTTATTTGCACCAGCCCCATTAAACATTACAAACACTGCCCATATGAAAAG TACGCCTGGGTGGAGAAGCATTTAGGCTGCGACTTTCTGGAGCAGGTCATCCTGACCAGAGATAAAACCTTAATTGCCGGTGACCTCCTCATAGACGACAAGCCTGACATTCAAG GTGTGGAGTCCACACCAGCTTGGGAACACATCCTGTTCACCGCCTGCCACAACAAGCATCTGTCCATCGGTGCCTCCCAGAGACGGCTCCTGTCTTGGTCGGATGACTGGAGGGGCATCCTGGACAGCAAAAGGAAGTGA
- the nt5m gene encoding 5'(3')-deoxyribonucleotidase, mitochondrial isoform X2 codes for MLLCATATRLLGRGKTLLPDPFKRIAMNMSSSSAAGKRLRVLVDMDGVLADFEGGFLKKYRARYPDEPFITLDDRRGFWVSLQYGQLRSDLCEKAISIWESKGFFIDLDPLPGGVEAVKEMARMDDTDVFICTSPIKHYKHCPYEKYAWVEKHLGCDFLEQVILTRDKTLIAGDLLIDDKPDIQGVESTPAWEHILFTACHNKHLSIGASQRRLLSWSDDWRGILDSKRK; via the exons ATGTTGCTATGCGCGACTGCAACCCGCCTCCTCGGAAGAGGGAAAACTTTGCTCCCTGATCCGTTTAAGAGGATCGCTATGAACATGTCGTCCTCCTCCGCTGCCGGAAAGAGACTGCGGGTCCTGGTCGACATGGACGGAGTGCTGGCGGACTTCGAGGGGGGCTTCCTGAAGAAATACAGGGCCAGGTACCCGGACGAGCCCTTCATCACTCTGGATGACAGGAGAGGCTTTTGGGTGTCATTGCAGTACGGCCAGCTCAGATCCGACCTATGT GAAAAAGCCATCAGTATCTGGGAGTCCAAAGGTTTCTTCATAGACTTGGATCCTCTGCCTGGAGGAGTGGAGGCGGTGAAGGAGATGGCCAGGATGGATGA CACAGATGTCTTTATTTGCACCAGCCCCATTAAACATTACAAACACTGCCCATATGAAAAG TACGCCTGGGTGGAGAAGCATTTAGGCTGCGACTTTCTGGAGCAGGTCATCCTGACCAGAGATAAAACCTTAATTGCCGGTGACCTCCTCATAGACGACAAGCCTGACATTCAAG GTGTGGAGTCCACACCAGCTTGGGAACACATCCTGTTCACCGCCTGCCACAACAAGCATCTGTCCATCGGTGCCTCCCAGAGACGGCTCCTGTCTTG
- the cops3 gene encoding COP9 signalosome complex subunit 3, with protein MASALEQFVNNVRQLSAQGQMTQLCELINKSGELLAKNLSHLDTVLGALDIQEHSLGVLAVLFVKFSMPNIPDFETLFSQVQLFISTCNGEHIRYATDTFAGLCHQLTNALVERKQPLRGVVILKQAIDKMQMNTNQLTSVHADLCQLCLLAKCFKPALPFLEVDMMDICKENGAYDAKHFLCYYYYGGMIYTGLKNFERALYFYEQAITTPAMAVSHIMLEAYKKYILVSLILHGKVQPLPKYTSQIVGRFIKPLSNAYHELAQVYSTNNPAELRSLVNKHNETFTRDNNTGLVKQCLSSLYKKNIQRLTKTFLTLSLQDMASRVQLSGPQEAEKYVLHMIEDGEIYASINQKDGMVCFHDNPEKYNNPAMLHKIDQEMLKCIELDEKLKSMDQEITVNPQFVQKSMGSQEDDVGSKTSSYS; from the exons ATGGCTTCAGCACTGGAGCAGTTTGTTAACAACGTGCGGCAGCTCTCTGCTCAAG GCCAGATGACTCAGCTGTGCGAGTTGATCAACAAGAGCGGGGAGCTGCTGGCCAAAAATCTGTCCCATCTGGACACGGTGCTGGGGGCCTTGGACATCCAGGAGCACTCCCTGGGTGTGCTGGCTGTGCT ATTCGTGAAGTTCTCCATGCCAAACATCCCAGACTTTGAGACGCTCTTCTCCCAAGTTCAGCTCTTCATCAGCACCTGTAATGGGGAGCACATTAGATATGCAACAGACACTT TTGCTGGCCTCTGCCACCAATTGACAAACGCCCTAGTAGAGCGGAAACAG CCTTTGAGGGGTGTCGTCATCCTAAAACAGGCAATAGACAAAATGCAGATGAACACAAACCAACTTACCTCAGTTCATGCAGACCTGTGTCAG CTGTGCTTGTTAGCGAAGTGCTTCAAGCCCGCTCTGCCCTTCTTGGAGGTGGACATGATGGACATCTGCAAGGAAAACGGAGCCTACGACGCAAAGCACTTTTTATGTTACTACTACTACGGCGGCATGATCTACACGGGCctgaaaaactttgaaagagCACTGTATTTTTATGAACAG GCAATAACCACTCCGGCCATGGCAGTGAGTCACATCATGTTGGAAGCCTATAAGAAGTACATCCTGGTGTCGCTCATTCTCCACGGCAAAGTGCAGCCGCTGCCCAAATACACTTCACAGATAGTAGGAAGGTTCATCAAG CCCCTGAGCAACGCCTACCACGAGCTGGCTCAGGTCTACTCCACCAACAACCCCGCCGAGCTGCGCAGCCTGGTCAACAAACACAACGAGACGTTCACACGAGACAACAACACAGGCCTGGTCAAGCAGTGCCTCTCTTCCCTCTACAAGAAGAACATCCAGAGGCTAACAAAG ACTTTCCTGACGTTGTCTTTGCAAGACATGGCGAGTCGAGTGCAGCTTTCAGGTCCCCAGGAAGCAGAGAAATACGTCTTACACATG aTTGAAGATGGCGAGATCTATGCTAGCATTAACCAAAAGGACGGTATGGtctgtttccatgacaaccCCGAAAAATACAACAACCCAGCAATGCTCCACAAAATAGATCAAGAG ATGTTGAAATGTATAGAGCTGGATGAGAAACTAAAGTCTATGGATCAAGAAATTACAGTAAACCCACAGTTTGTGCAGAAG AGTATGGGATCTCAGGAGGACGACGTCGGTAGCAAAACGTCGAGTTATTCATGA